From Fundidesulfovibrio terrae, a single genomic window includes:
- a CDS encoding acyl-CoA dehydrogenase family protein: METLRTLPGDDVRQIMWRFADRYDVQMAVQSARSLARTLVARLVAEGARHTHEWTDHKAQLLEAFDTSGLTALFMDPHQGGFIEGPKNLALALVAFELSWVDAGAATCSLATNLALAPIHERGTPEQRDYYMSRCVPPQPGEDRTIFRGAFALTEPLPYVGVETNTLVGKVRVLEWEEGQEPILQVDKRGRFITGMDFANFATCAVDTDDPRIKSSCIIIVEDTDEGLFDRGAPTLKMVHQLSSTRDPVFNLKVPASRIVGGYTVKDGVIVPNYTHSEIIGAVFHRTRVPVALMSSAKLLSAVEPVIRYQRQRFRGGDAVPGTPKYDLGIQQKQDAVLRLAGIWAMGEAGASLGFETGRLFDQLDPTEKAKDKIFAEQGIVGPKSQLTALRKIEKLAIEYLELEAMPESERDAARFEELGNDTLVRYSVLESLANILCPACKLWNTGQGANQMREAIALMGGYGITEDCPGFLFFKWTDTQLEATYEGPEAVQRRHLSITMTNEVFLTKLRIWIAQFAKLGQDQPETGAAIVAKGMELWLWTLEFLLRAKDPSGARLYHNRRQNVTFPMADALCWIMASRSQVSDVMELAEKGPENPIVAEGLEGTLSFFRDLAVTQAAYSAGECARVCASMVYGFGPQAEEELEAFEKLRRELDRSMSGAALAKDRAGQALTQVMIPEALDYPM, from the coding sequence ATGGAGACCCTTCGTACTCTTCCTGGCGACGACGTTCGCCAGATCATGTGGCGATTCGCCGACCGTTACGACGTTCAGATGGCCGTGCAGTCCGCCAGATCCCTGGCCCGCACGCTCGTGGCCCGGCTGGTGGCCGAAGGCGCTCGCCACACCCATGAATGGACCGACCACAAGGCCCAGTTGCTGGAAGCCTTCGACACCTCCGGCCTCACCGCCCTGTTCATGGACCCCCACCAGGGCGGCTTCATCGAAGGCCCCAAGAACCTGGCCCTGGCCCTCGTCGCTTTCGAACTCTCCTGGGTGGACGCCGGCGCGGCCACCTGCTCCCTGGCCACCAACCTGGCCCTGGCCCCCATCCACGAGCGCGGCACCCCCGAACAGCGCGACTACTACATGAGCCGTTGCGTGCCCCCCCAGCCCGGAGAGGACCGCACCATCTTCCGGGGCGCCTTCGCCCTCACCGAGCCCCTGCCCTACGTGGGCGTGGAGACCAACACCCTGGTGGGCAAGGTCCGCGTGCTCGAATGGGAGGAGGGCCAGGAGCCCATCCTCCAGGTGGACAAGCGCGGCCGCTTCATCACCGGCATGGATTTCGCCAACTTCGCCACCTGCGCCGTGGACACCGACGACCCGCGCATCAAGTCCTCCTGCATCATCATCGTGGAGGACACCGACGAGGGCCTGTTCGACAGGGGCGCGCCCACCCTCAAGATGGTGCACCAGCTCTCCTCCACCCGCGACCCGGTCTTCAACCTGAAGGTTCCGGCCAGCCGGATCGTTGGCGGATACACCGTGAAGGACGGCGTCATCGTCCCCAACTACACCCACTCCGAGATCATCGGCGCGGTGTTCCACCGTACCCGCGTGCCAGTGGCCCTCATGAGCTCCGCCAAGCTGCTCTCGGCCGTTGAGCCCGTGATCCGCTACCAGCGCCAGCGCTTCCGCGGCGGCGACGCCGTGCCCGGCACCCCCAAGTACGACCTGGGCATCCAGCAGAAGCAGGACGCCGTGCTGCGCCTGGCCGGCATCTGGGCCATGGGCGAGGCAGGAGCGTCGCTGGGCTTCGAGACCGGCCGCCTCTTCGACCAGCTCGACCCCACCGAGAAGGCCAAGGACAAGATTTTCGCCGAGCAGGGCATCGTGGGGCCCAAATCCCAACTGACCGCCCTTCGCAAGATCGAGAAGCTGGCCATTGAATACCTCGAGCTCGAGGCCATGCCCGAGTCCGAGCGCGACGCCGCCCGCTTCGAGGAACTGGGCAACGACACCCTGGTGCGCTACTCCGTGCTGGAATCGCTGGCCAACATCCTCTGCCCGGCCTGCAAGCTCTGGAACACCGGCCAGGGGGCCAACCAGATGCGCGAGGCCATCGCCCTCATGGGCGGCTACGGCATCACCGAGGACTGCCCGGGCTTCCTCTTCTTCAAGTGGACCGACACCCAGCTCGAGGCCACTTACGAAGGCCCCGAGGCCGTGCAGCGCCGCCACCTCTCCATCACCATGACCAACGAGGTGTTCCTCACCAAGCTGCGCATCTGGATCGCCCAGTTCGCCAAGCTGGGCCAGGATCAGCCCGAGACCGGCGCGGCCATCGTGGCCAAGGGCATGGAGCTGTGGCTGTGGACCCTGGAATTCCTGCTGCGCGCCAAGGACCCCTCCGGCGCGCGCCTTTACCACAACCGCCGCCAGAACGTGACCTTCCCCATGGCCGACGCCCTGTGCTGGATCATGGCCTCGCGCAGCCAGGTCTCCGACGTCATGGAACTGGCCGAGAAAGGCCCCGAGAACCCCATCGTGGCTGAGGGTCTGGAAGGCACCCTGTCCTTCTTCCGCGATCTTGCCGTGACCCAGGCCGCCTACTCCGCCGGGGAATGCGCCCGCGTGTGCGCCAGCATGGTCTACGGCTTCGGCCCCCAGGCCGAGGAAGAACTGGAGGCCTTCGAGAAGCTGCGTAGGGAGCTTGACCGCTCCATGTCCGGGGCGGCCCTGGCCAAGGACCGCGCTGGCCAGGCCCTCACCCAGGTCATGATCCCCGAGGCCCTGGATTACCCGATGTAG
- a CDS encoding TIGR02453 family protein translates to MNTPGFQGFTQDGLAFLRTLLTLQQNLEFDAAREYYAKNKPLYEREIKAPMGLLVENLCAAFKDDKIPLKGDRHSSLFRINRDIRFSPDKSPYKTHAGAVLTPSGTKNDQGLIYIHIDPTGCFMAAGFHIPQPPELARIRRDIRDRPKAFKAMLAKLTALGLHFDQENTLKRLPRGFEDVTDPELAQAVKLKSFTVSRDLRTEDVMNAGLVEKLRAFTHEVMPLLEFGWEAIRRED, encoded by the coding sequence ATGAACACCCCCGGCTTCCAGGGATTCACGCAGGACGGTCTCGCCTTCCTGCGGACCCTTCTCACCCTGCAGCAGAACCTCGAATTCGACGCCGCGCGCGAATACTACGCTAAGAACAAGCCCCTCTACGAACGCGAGATCAAGGCGCCCATGGGCCTGCTGGTGGAGAACCTCTGCGCTGCCTTCAAGGACGACAAAATCCCTCTCAAGGGCGACCGCCACTCGTCCTTGTTCCGCATCAACCGCGACATCCGCTTTTCGCCCGATAAGAGCCCCTACAAGACCCACGCAGGGGCCGTACTCACCCCCTCTGGCACCAAGAACGACCAGGGCCTGATCTACATACACATCGACCCCACCGGCTGCTTCATGGCCGCCGGATTCCACATCCCCCAACCACCGGAACTGGCCCGCATCCGACGCGACATCCGCGACAGGCCCAAAGCCTTCAAGGCCATGCTCGCCAAGCTCACCGCCCTGGGACTTCATTTTGACCAGGAAAACACCCTCAAGCGCCTGCCGCGCGGTTTCGAGGACGTCACCGACCCCGAACTGGCCCAGGCGGTGAAGCTCAAGAGCTTCACCGTCAGCCGCGACCTGCGCACCGAGGACGTCATGAATGCAGGGCTCGTGGAGAAACTCAGGGCCTTCACGCACGAAGTGATGCCGCTTCTGGAGTTCGGCTGGGAGGCGATACGGAGGGAGGATTGA
- a CDS encoding 4Fe-4S ferredoxin, translating to MSEIERQSMDVDIVCVGFGPAMGGFLTTLTRGLTNPDGTPAADSTVMPGMPPQVICYERADDIGAGVSGVVSKARGIRESFPDFEPSQLPMCAEVTHEKVVYLQDPHGASRRQDLLDFKDNMIRTFGKHLPWCKDEAVELPYIPPFLRKEPGLVFSLGQFNQWIGSEVMASGLAQIWPGMPVSKVLIEDGKVVGVRLVDQGVDKKGEPEAGFMPGMDIKAPLTVIGDGPVGPVGRDLDDAMGMPHNHHRRDWALGMKMVVDLPERCDLPEGFVLHTFGYPEPDIFGFLYVLPDRVASLGIFVPSWLDIPVRTAYRYMQHWITHPYLWKHLKGAKMRSWGAKSLLESGRRGEPWLVGDGYARIGEGSGTTNVLTGSGVDEAWTSGVQLAEGVLELMKEGKPFTRQNLRRVYVERRRASRLEEEAIVAEKSRDGFGKGFIQGLMGMALAGYTDGKFNWPGDHRTPHERVPSLEDAYTPQIPAAELKAMREECQAKGEALHDAIMDRVGWPKIEYDGELLVSHQDALLLGGKVQAPFGFADHVVFADHDTCRGCNEKICIDMCSGQAITMNPEDGVPLFDREKCVHCGACLWNCSKPHPKDPEKSNVEFKAGAGGLHSAEN from the coding sequence ATGTCCGAGATTGAACGCCAGAGCATGGACGTGGACATCGTCTGCGTGGGATTCGGCCCGGCCATGGGCGGCTTCCTGACCACCCTGACCCGTGGCCTGACCAACCCCGACGGCACTCCGGCGGCCGATAGCACGGTCATGCCCGGCATGCCCCCCCAGGTGATCTGCTACGAACGCGCCGACGACATAGGCGCGGGCGTCTCCGGCGTGGTCTCCAAGGCGCGCGGCATCCGGGAGTCCTTCCCCGATTTCGAGCCCTCACAGCTCCCCATGTGCGCCGAGGTGACCCACGAGAAGGTGGTCTACCTCCAGGATCCCCACGGCGCGAGCCGCCGCCAGGACCTGCTGGACTTCAAGGACAACATGATCCGCACCTTCGGCAAGCACCTCCCCTGGTGCAAGGACGAGGCTGTGGAACTGCCCTACATCCCGCCGTTTCTGCGCAAGGAGCCGGGGCTGGTGTTTTCGTTGGGACAGTTCAACCAGTGGATCGGCTCCGAGGTGATGGCCTCGGGCCTGGCCCAGATCTGGCCCGGCATGCCCGTCTCCAAGGTGCTTATCGAGGACGGCAAGGTGGTGGGCGTACGCCTGGTTGACCAGGGCGTGGACAAGAAGGGCGAGCCCGAGGCCGGGTTCATGCCCGGCATGGACATCAAGGCCCCCCTCACCGTCATCGGCGACGGCCCCGTCGGCCCCGTGGGGCGTGACCTGGACGACGCCATGGGCATGCCCCACAACCACCACCGCCGCGACTGGGCCCTGGGCATGAAGATGGTGGTGGACCTGCCCGAACGGTGCGACCTGCCCGAGGGCTTCGTGCTGCACACCTTCGGATATCCCGAGCCGGACATTTTCGGTTTTCTTTACGTGCTGCCCGACCGGGTGGCCTCGCTTGGCATCTTCGTGCCCTCCTGGCTGGACATCCCCGTGCGCACCGCCTACCGCTACATGCAGCACTGGATCACCCACCCCTATCTGTGGAAGCACCTCAAGGGAGCCAAGATGCGCTCCTGGGGCGCCAAGTCGCTGCTGGAATCCGGGCGGCGCGGCGAGCCCTGGCTGGTGGGCGACGGATACGCCCGCATCGGCGAGGGCTCCGGCACCACCAACGTGCTCACCGGCTCTGGCGTGGACGAAGCCTGGACCTCTGGCGTGCAGCTGGCCGAGGGCGTGCTCGAGCTCATGAAGGAGGGCAAGCCCTTCACCCGGCAGAACCTGCGCCGGGTCTACGTGGAGCGCCGCCGCGCATCGCGGCTCGAGGAGGAGGCCATCGTCGCCGAGAAGTCCCGCGACGGCTTCGGCAAGGGCTTCATCCAGGGCCTCATGGGCATGGCGCTCGCCGGGTACACGGACGGCAAGTTCAACTGGCCCGGCGACCACCGCACGCCCCACGAGCGCGTGCCGTCACTGGAGGACGCCTACACGCCCCAGATTCCGGCCGCCGAGCTCAAAGCCATGCGCGAGGAGTGTCAGGCCAAGGGCGAGGCGCTGCACGACGCCATCATGGACCGTGTGGGCTGGCCCAAGATCGAATACGACGGCGAACTGCTGGTGTCCCACCAGGACGCCCTGCTCCTCGGCGGCAAGGTGCAAGCCCCCTTCGGCTTCGCGGACCACGTGGTCTTCGCGGACCACGACACCTGCCGGGGCTGCAATGAAAAGATCTGCATCGACATGTGTTCCGGGCAGGCCATCACCATGAATCCCGAGGACGGCGTACCTCTGTTCGACCGGGAAAAGTGCGTGCACTGCGGCGCGTGCCTGTGGAACTGCTCCAAGCCGCACCCCAAGGACCCGGAGAAGTCCAACGTGGAGTTTAAGGCCGGGGCTGGCGGACTGCATTCGGCCGAGAACTGA
- a CDS encoding phosphoribosylaminoimidazolesuccinocarboxamide synthase: protein MQVVTTTDIKEYPLVSRGKVRDIYQVSDDSLLIVTTDRISAFDVILPDPIPFKGVILNKITIFWMKMFEKLVKNHLLATDPADFPAPLKAHADMLEGRAVLVRKAKPLPIECIVRGYITGSGWKDYKATGSVCGHTLPANLRESDKLEKPLFTPSTKAELGSHDENITLDQAKAMIGQALFDKVQDTALSIYSQAREYAGNKGILIADTKFEFGMIDGELILIDEVLTPDSSRFWPAASYAPGQGQPSYDKQYVRDWLESVGFNKKPPAPAMPADVAARTREKYLEAYQALTGEALSF, encoded by the coding sequence ATGCAAGTGGTCACCACCACCGACATCAAGGAATATCCGCTCGTTTCGCGCGGCAAGGTGCGCGACATCTACCAGGTTTCGGACGACAGCCTGCTCATCGTCACCACGGACCGCATCTCGGCCTTCGACGTCATCCTGCCGGACCCCATCCCATTCAAGGGCGTTATCCTTAATAAAATCACCATATTCTGGATGAAGATGTTCGAGAAGCTGGTGAAGAACCACCTGCTGGCCACCGACCCGGCCGACTTCCCCGCTCCGCTCAAGGCCCACGCCGACATGCTGGAGGGTCGGGCCGTGCTGGTGCGCAAGGCCAAGCCCCTGCCCATAGAGTGCATCGTGCGCGGCTACATCACCGGCTCAGGCTGGAAGGACTACAAGGCCACGGGCTCGGTCTGCGGCCATACATTGCCCGCAAACCTGCGCGAGTCAGACAAGCTGGAGAAGCCGCTCTTCACCCCCTCCACCAAGGCGGAGCTGGGCAGCCACGACGAGAACATCACCCTGGACCAGGCCAAAGCCATGATCGGGCAGGCGCTCTTCGACAAGGTGCAGGACACGGCCCTTTCCATCTACTCCCAGGCGCGCGAATACGCCGGGAACAAGGGCATCCTCATCGCGGACACCAAGTTTGAATTCGGCATGATCGACGGCGAGCTCATCCTCATCGACGAGGTGCTCACCCCCGACTCCTCGCGTTTCTGGCCCGCCGCCAGCTACGCTCCCGGCCAGGGACAGCCCAGCTACGACAAGCAGTACGTGCGCGATTGGCTGGAGTCCGTGGGCTTCAACAAGAAGCCGCCCGCGCCCGCCATGCCCGCCGACGTGGCCGCCCGGACCCGGGAAAAATACCTCGAAGCCTACCAGGCGCTCACCGGAGAGGCCCTGTCGTTCTGA
- a CDS encoding DedA family protein — protein MEFDAARLLSDYGYLAVFLGSILEGETILILAGFAAHQGYLSFPLVAGVAFCGGAMGDQVFFFLGRRYGKAMFDRFPKLRPHVATVDRLILRFHSAVIVMVRFMYGLRVAGPVIIGASGVAPWRFIAFNVLGAAIWALAIGGAGYVFGHAMGWIFEDMKRYEYVAMAALVAAGAAYAVWRRIRARKRH, from the coding sequence ATGGAGTTCGATGCGGCCAGGCTCCTGTCGGATTACGGCTATCTGGCCGTTTTCCTGGGGAGCATTCTCGAGGGCGAAACGATCCTGATCCTGGCCGGTTTCGCCGCCCACCAGGGGTATTTGTCATTCCCGCTGGTGGCCGGGGTGGCTTTCTGCGGCGGGGCGATGGGCGATCAGGTGTTTTTCTTTCTGGGGCGGCGATACGGCAAGGCCATGTTCGATCGCTTCCCGAAGCTGAGGCCCCATGTGGCCACGGTGGACCGGCTGATTCTGCGGTTCCATTCAGCGGTGATCGTCATGGTGCGTTTCATGTACGGTTTGAGGGTGGCCGGGCCGGTGATCATCGGGGCGAGCGGAGTTGCGCCTTGGCGGTTTATCGCTTTCAACGTGCTCGGGGCCGCCATATGGGCCTTGGCGATAGGCGGCGCGGGCTACGTGTTCGGCCATGCGATGGGGTGGATATTCGAGGACATGAAGCGCTACGAATACGTGGCGATGGCGGCCCTGGTCGCCGCTGGAGCTGCGTACGCCGTTTGGCGCAGGATCCGCGCGAGGAAGCGCCATTAG
- a CDS encoding enoyl-ACP reductase FabI codes for MLLNGKKALIFGVANDRSIAYGVAKAFKEHGASLAFGYPGEAIRKRVEPICEELDGDFVFPCDVTSDADIEAAAAIVREKWGQVDILVHSVAYASQDDLKGRYVDTSRQGFALALDVSAFSLVALCKAFDTMFTQDASVMTMSYLGAERVVTSYNVMGVAKAALECSVRYLANDLGVKGVRVNAVSAGPLKTLAASGISGFKTILPVVEKSAPLKRNITQEDVAGTAVYLASGLSSGVTGEVIYVDSGFNIIGI; via the coding sequence ATGCTGCTCAACGGCAAGAAAGCCCTCATATTCGGCGTGGCCAACGACCGCTCCATCGCCTACGGCGTGGCCAAGGCCTTCAAGGAACACGGAGCCTCTCTGGCCTTCGGCTACCCCGGCGAAGCCATCCGCAAGCGCGTGGAGCCCATCTGCGAGGAATTGGACGGGGATTTCGTCTTTCCTTGCGACGTGACCAGCGACGCGGACATCGAGGCCGCCGCCGCCATCGTTCGCGAGAAATGGGGCCAGGTGGACATCCTGGTGCACTCCGTGGCCTACGCCAGCCAGGACGACCTCAAGGGCCGTTACGTGGACACCTCGCGCCAGGGCTTCGCCCTGGCCCTGGACGTGTCCGCCTTCTCGCTGGTGGCCCTGTGCAAGGCCTTCGACACCATGTTCACCCAGGACGCATCGGTAATGACCATGAGCTACCTGGGCGCGGAGCGCGTCGTCACCTCCTACAACGTCATGGGCGTGGCCAAGGCCGCGCTTGAGTGCTCGGTGCGCTACCTGGCCAATGATCTCGGAGTGAAGGGCGTGCGCGTCAACGCCGTGAGCGCAGGACCGCTCAAGACCCTGGCCGCCTCGGGCATCTCCGGGTTCAAGACCATTCTGCCCGTGGTCGAAAAGAGCGCTCCCCTCAAGCGCAACATCACCCAGGAAGACGTGGCCGGAACCGCGGTATACCTTGCTTCCGGGCTGTCCAGCGGCGTCACCGGTGAGGTGATTTACGTGGACAGCGGATTTAATATCATCGGGATATAA
- a CDS encoding electron transfer flavoprotein subunit beta/FixA family protein yields the protein MSAGFNIVVCGGIVPDPLQTLEPVKGPAGWGLKNELMLPAILDPWAGHALYEAANLAKNVPGSKVWLVSMGPKAKLQQVMMTIAQKVPFELVVLDGPSSGFVEADAVGSALAEAIEAIPGLDKSRLLVFGGWMSASRGAGATMQIVGEKLGIFDQFQGVDKLEANGDGSLRVLERIEGGSYQESVVAGPPAVVGWATGELSEPPNNPQVGMQNMRLVMPALQKAKPVKIEGGPEYAGVQIPSQKRETRIVKDTPVETIAKEIVDWLSA from the coding sequence ATGAGCGCAGGATTCAACATAGTCGTCTGCGGCGGCATCGTCCCCGACCCGCTCCAGACCCTGGAGCCGGTCAAGGGTCCCGCCGGATGGGGCCTGAAGAACGAGCTGATGCTGCCCGCCATCCTGGACCCCTGGGCGGGCCACGCCCTGTACGAGGCCGCCAATCTGGCCAAGAACGTTCCGGGCAGCAAGGTCTGGCTGGTGAGCATGGGCCCCAAGGCCAAGCTCCAGCAGGTGATGATGACCATCGCTCAGAAGGTTCCCTTCGAGCTGGTGGTGCTGGACGGACCGTCCAGCGGCTTTGTTGAGGCCGACGCCGTGGGCAGCGCCTTGGCCGAGGCCATCGAGGCCATCCCGGGCCTGGACAAGTCCCGCCTGCTGGTGTTCGGAGGCTGGATGTCGGCCTCGCGCGGCGCTGGCGCCACCATGCAGATCGTGGGCGAGAAGCTCGGCATCTTCGACCAGTTCCAGGGCGTGGACAAGCTTGAGGCCAACGGGGACGGCTCCCTCCGGGTGCTCGAACGCATCGAGGGCGGCAGCTACCAGGAATCCGTGGTGGCCGGACCCCCGGCGGTTGTGGGCTGGGCCACGGGCGAGCTGTCAGAGCCCCCCAACAATCCCCAGGTGGGCATGCAGAACATGCGCCTGGTGATGCCTGCCCTGCAGAAAGCCAAGCCCGTGAAGATCGAGGGCGGCCCCGAGTACGCCGGCGTGCAGATCCCCAGCCAGAAGCGCGAGACCCGGATCGTCAAGGACACCCCGGTTGAGACCATCGCCAAGGAAATCGTCGACTGGCTGAGCGCCTAG
- a CDS encoding electron transfer flavoprotein subunit alpha/FixB family protein produces MSTILFAAQTECDGSLGKASLEALSAAKTLAEQLGADLAVGLVGSDVQAAADSLAGCGAKAIYGVSGDEFAQPRYATDAAALAALYKASGADIVIGAATSRMSRVLPGAAARVGGRSDTGVTALAAEGGKPVVTRWYYRQRMYAELTRQERPWFISVSTGCFTPYSGDAGQAQVTAVTAELPAGGVRTRNTATISPSAEEQTIRPDAALLFVAGAGWTKKQPDGAAHLEEAEQIILQFLGKSQGSLGTSKSLVDLSGEGQQVMSFLTHMHQVGQTGATPRHPKGLATCCHGEEPHTVGWRFIGERRAINLDANCGWAQGKADVVYVADAFEVMRKILEMMP; encoded by the coding sequence ATGAGCACGATTCTCTTCGCCGCCCAGACCGAATGCGACGGTTCCCTGGGCAAAGCTTCCCTCGAGGCCCTTTCCGCCGCAAAGACCTTGGCCGAACAGCTCGGGGCCGACCTGGCCGTAGGCCTGGTCGGGTCCGATGTGCAGGCCGCCGCCGACTCCCTGGCCGGATGCGGCGCAAAAGCCATCTACGGAGTTTCCGGCGATGAATTCGCCCAACCCCGCTACGCCACCGACGCTGCCGCCCTGGCGGCCCTCTACAAGGCGTCCGGAGCCGACATCGTCATCGGCGCGGCCACCTCGCGCATGAGCCGCGTGCTGCCCGGCGCCGCCGCCCGCGTGGGCGGTCGCTCGGACACCGGCGTCACCGCCCTGGCCGCCGAGGGCGGCAAGCCCGTGGTCACCCGCTGGTACTACCGCCAGCGCATGTACGCCGAGCTGACCCGCCAGGAGCGCCCCTGGTTCATAAGCGTCTCCACGGGCTGCTTCACCCCCTACTCGGGCGACGCGGGCCAGGCCCAGGTCACGGCCGTCACCGCCGAGCTGCCTGCCGGAGGCGTTCGCACCCGGAACACCGCCACCATCTCCCCTTCCGCCGAGGAGCAGACCATCCGCCCCGACGCGGCGCTCCTCTTCGTGGCCGGCGCGGGCTGGACCAAAAAGCAGCCTGACGGCGCGGCCCACCTGGAAGAGGCCGAGCAGATCATCCTGCAGTTTTTGGGCAAGTCCCAGGGTTCGCTGGGTACATCCAAGTCCCTGGTGGACCTCTCGGGCGAAGGCCAGCAGGTCATGAGCTTCCTCACGCACATGCACCAGGTCGGCCAGACCGGCGCGACCCCCCGCCACCCCAAGGGCTTGGCCACTTGCTGCCACGGCGAGGAGCCCCACACCGTGGGCTGGCGATTCATCGGCGAGCGCCGGGCCATCAACCTGGACGCCAACTGCGGCTGGGCCCAGGGCAAGGCGGATGTGGTCTACGTGGCCGACGCCTTCGAGGTAATGCGCAAGATACTGGAAATGATGCCCTAA
- the hisD gene encoding histidinol dehydrogenase, producing MPCPQLTYQRPEDFAPLHAKLKGRENPDQAVESRVRDILADVAQHGDEALARYTSRFDCPDFTASMLRVPAEDIAEARRQVPAEDMAILEEAAANIRLFHESQKEKSWWTTREDGTILGQLVRPVDSVGLYVPGGVGGETPLISSLLMNAIPAQVAGVERIAAVSPPRKDGTLNPYILAAAAMLGIEEIYRVGSAWAIAALAYGTKSIAPVDVLAGPGNIYVTTAKRLLVGQVGIDMIAGPSEIVILADQSAPAAWLAADMLSQAEHDPLAASILVTDSPELARAVEGELESQLERLPRGDIARKALADWGAIVTVPGLKEGIELVNKLAPEHLELAVADGWSILSDIRHAGAIFLGCGCPEPVGDYFAGPNHVLPTMGNARFSSALSVETFTKKSSLIAAPPAYARRHGAKIARLARLEGLEAHARSVECRNE from the coding sequence ATGCCCTGCCCGCAACTCACATACCAGCGTCCCGAGGATTTCGCCCCACTGCACGCCAAGCTCAAAGGCCGGGAGAATCCCGACCAGGCCGTGGAATCGCGTGTTCGCGACATCCTGGCCGACGTGGCGCAGCACGGCGACGAGGCCCTCGCCCGCTATACCAGCCGTTTCGACTGCCCGGATTTCACCGCTTCCATGCTTCGCGTCCCGGCCGAGGACATCGCCGAGGCCAGACGGCAGGTTCCCGCCGAGGACATGGCCATCCTTGAAGAGGCCGCCGCCAACATCCGCTTGTTCCACGAATCCCAGAAGGAAAAGTCCTGGTGGACCACCCGCGAGGACGGCACGATCCTCGGCCAGCTGGTGCGCCCGGTGGACTCCGTGGGCCTGTACGTGCCCGGCGGCGTGGGCGGCGAGACGCCGCTCATCTCCTCGCTGCTCATGAACGCCATCCCTGCCCAGGTGGCAGGCGTGGAACGCATCGCGGCCGTGTCGCCCCCGCGCAAGGACGGCACGCTCAATCCCTATATCCTGGCCGCCGCCGCCATGCTCGGCATCGAGGAAATCTACCGCGTGGGCAGCGCCTGGGCCATCGCCGCCCTGGCCTACGGCACCAAGTCCATCGCTCCGGTGGACGTGCTGGCCGGCCCCGGCAACATCTACGTCACCACGGCCAAGAGGCTTTTGGTGGGCCAGGTGGGCATCGACATGATCGCCGGCCCCTCCGAGATCGTCATCCTGGCCGACCAGAGCGCCCCTGCCGCCTGGCTCGCGGCGGACATGCTCTCCCAGGCCGAGCACGACCCCTTGGCTGCCTCGATCCTGGTCACGGACAGCCCCGAGCTGGCCCGGGCAGTGGAAGGCGAACTCGAATCGCAGCTCGAGCGCCTGCCGCGCGGGGACATCGCCCGCAAGGCCCTGGCCGATTGGGGAGCCATCGTCACCGTGCCCGGCCTCAAGGAAGGCATCGAGCTGGTGAACAAGCTGGCCCCCGAGCACCTGGAGCTGGCCGTGGCCGACGGCTGGAGCATCCTTTCCGACATCCGCCACGCGGGCGCCATCTTTCTGGGCTGCGGCTGCCCCGAGCCCGTGGGCGACTATTTCGCCGGTCCCAACCACGTGCTTCCCACCATGGGCAACGCCCGGTTCTCCTCGGCCCTGTCCGTCGAGACCTTCACCAAGAAGTCGAGCCTCATCGCCGCGCCCCCGGCCTACGCGCGCAGGCATGGGGCCAAGATCGCGCGGCTGGCGCGGCTGGAAGGCCTGGAGGCCCATGCCCGGTCCGTCGAGTGCCGCAACGAATAA